One window of the Shewanella khirikhana genome contains the following:
- a CDS encoding glycosyl hydrolase family 18 protein, whose translation MFLTKPSVTALVVASALAAPAMAAKPGKPALAWGETKFSIIEINQAATAYNQLVTVKDAANVSVSWNLWSGDVGDTAKVLLDGVEYWSGPSGASGTATFPVSQGGRYQLTVALCNADGCTASDAREILVADTDGSHLAPLTAPLKENNKPYANKSGKVVGAYYVEWGVYGRKFTVDDIPAQNLTHLLYGFTPICGGNGINDSLKEIEGSFEALQRACSGREDFKVAIHDPWAAVQMPQGELSAYDEPYKGNFGNLMALKQAYPDLKILPSVGGWTLSDPFYFLGDKTKRDTFVASVKEFLQTWKFFDGVDIDWEFPGGLGANPNLGSPEDGATYVTLMKELRAMLDELEAETGREFQLTSAISAGDDKIAKVDYLQAQQYMDHIFVMSYDFNGAWSNTELGHQTALYDASWDPNTRYTTDKGVQALLAQGVTPGKLVVGAAMYGRGWTGVSNYSNDNPFTGTASGPVKGTWENGVVDYRDIVNNRMGSGWQQGYDEAAEAPWLFNPSSGDLITFDNERSVKAKGQYVLANQLGGLFAWEIDADNGDILNAMHEGLGHGEGTNPPANKAPIANAGADVSVTGPADVALNGSASRDPEGGALSYAWSQTSGPAVAISGSDSANASISLGSTEADVSYVFSLTVTDPQGLASTDSVTVINKAETPNRAPEVTVDAAFSAESGAAVSIAASAADADGDALTYQWTVPAGLSVSGQNSATLLVTAPEVTADTQYNISVLVSDGALDASAATVLTVKPKSGGGDNGGCNATDPNAGNFPAWSATTIYNGGDKVSHSQLVWRAKYWTQGNEPSRSADAWALESNVDLGWDAAVAYNGGAVTSHNGRNWKASWWTKGEEPGVASVWVDVGPASCN comes from the coding sequence ATGTTTCTAACTAAACCCTCAGTAACCGCGCTCGTGGTGGCGTCGGCGCTGGCCGCGCCTGCCATGGCCGCCAAACCTGGAAAACCGGCTCTTGCATGGGGCGAAACCAAGTTTTCCATCATCGAAATCAATCAGGCGGCCACCGCCTACAATCAGCTGGTCACGGTTAAGGATGCCGCCAATGTGTCGGTAAGCTGGAACCTGTGGAGCGGCGATGTGGGTGATACCGCCAAGGTGCTGCTGGACGGCGTGGAATACTGGAGCGGCCCGTCGGGCGCGTCCGGCACCGCAACCTTCCCTGTCAGCCAGGGCGGCCGCTATCAGCTCACCGTGGCTCTGTGTAATGCCGATGGCTGCACCGCCAGTGATGCCCGTGAAATTCTGGTTGCCGATACCGATGGCAGCCATCTGGCGCCACTGACTGCGCCGCTCAAGGAAAATAACAAACCCTACGCCAATAAGTCCGGCAAGGTGGTGGGCGCCTACTACGTGGAGTGGGGCGTCTATGGTCGCAAGTTCACCGTGGACGATATTCCGGCGCAAAACCTGACTCACCTGCTGTACGGCTTTACGCCAATCTGTGGCGGCAATGGCATCAACGACAGCCTCAAAGAAATCGAAGGCAGCTTTGAAGCGCTGCAGCGCGCCTGTTCCGGCCGTGAAGATTTCAAAGTGGCGATTCACGACCCCTGGGCGGCAGTGCAGATGCCACAGGGCGAGTTGTCGGCCTACGACGAGCCTTACAAGGGCAACTTTGGCAACCTGATGGCGCTGAAACAGGCCTATCCGGACCTGAAAATTCTGCCGTCCGTCGGTGGCTGGACCCTGTCCGATCCTTTCTATTTCCTTGGTGACAAGACCAAGCGCGACACCTTCGTCGCCTCGGTGAAGGAGTTCCTGCAAACCTGGAAGTTCTTCGACGGCGTGGATATCGACTGGGAATTCCCGGGTGGCCTGGGCGCCAACCCCAACCTTGGCAGCCCCGAAGATGGCGCCACCTACGTGACCCTGATGAAAGAGCTGCGCGCCATGCTCGATGAGCTGGAAGCCGAAACCGGCCGCGAGTTCCAACTGACCTCGGCCATCAGCGCCGGTGACGACAAGATTGCCAAGGTCGATTACCTGCAGGCGCAGCAGTACATGGACCACATCTTTGTGATGAGCTATGACTTCAACGGCGCCTGGAGCAACACCGAGCTTGGCCACCAGACTGCGCTTTACGATGCCTCCTGGGATCCCAACACCCGTTACACCACCGACAAGGGCGTGCAGGCACTGCTGGCACAGGGTGTGACTCCGGGCAAGCTGGTGGTGGGCGCCGCCATGTATGGCCGCGGCTGGACCGGCGTGAGCAACTATAGCAACGACAACCCCTTCACCGGCACCGCCAGCGGACCGGTAAAAGGCACCTGGGAAAATGGCGTGGTGGATTACCGCGACATAGTCAACAACCGTATGGGCAGTGGTTGGCAACAAGGTTATGACGAAGCGGCCGAGGCACCATGGCTGTTTAACCCATCAAGTGGCGACCTTATCACCTTCGATAACGAACGCTCGGTCAAAGCCAAGGGCCAGTATGTGCTTGCCAATCAGCTGGGTGGTCTGTTTGCCTGGGAAATCGACGCCGATAATGGCGATATCCTCAATGCCATGCACGAAGGCCTGGGCCACGGCGAAGGCACCAACCCGCCCGCCAACAAGGCGCCCATTGCCAATGCAGGTGCTGACGTCAGTGTTACCGGCCCTGCCGATGTCGCGCTGAATGGTTCAGCATCCCGCGACCCTGAAGGCGGCGCGCTGAGCTACGCCTGGAGCCAAACCTCAGGCCCGGCTGTCGCCATCAGCGGCAGCGACAGTGCCAATGCCAGTATTTCCCTTGGCTCAACCGAGGCAGACGTCAGCTATGTCTTCAGCCTGACAGTGACAGACCCACAGGGGCTTGCCAGCACTGACTCAGTGACTGTCATCAACAAGGCAGAAACGCCAAACCGTGCCCCTGAAGTGACTGTGGATGCAGCCTTCAGCGCTGAGTCCGGCGCCGCTGTGAGCATAGCGGCCAGCGCTGCTGATGCCGATGGCGATGCGCTGACTTATCAGTGGACAGTGCCTGCGGGCCTCAGTGTGTCCGGCCAAAACAGTGCCACCCTGCTGGTGACTGCACCTGAAGTGACTGCCGATACCCAGTACAACATCAGCGTGCTGGTGTCTGATGGTGCGCTCGATGCCAGTGCAGCTACAGTGCTGACCGTGAAGCCCAAGTCAGGCGGTGGTGACAACGGCGGCTGTAATGCCACCGACCCCAACGCCGGTAACTTCCCTGCCTGGTCAGCAACTACCATCTACAACGGCGGTGACAAGGTGAGCCACAGCCAGCTGGTATGGCGCGCCAAGTACTGGACTCAGGGCAACGAGCCAAGCCGCAGCGCCGATGCCTGGGCGCTGGAGAGCAATGTTGACCTCGGCTGGGATGCGGCTGTCGCCTACAACGGCGGCGCTGTGACCTCCCACAATGGCCGCAACTGGAAAGCGTCCTGGTGGACCAAGGGCGAAGAGCCGGGTGTTGCCAGCGTTTGGGTCGATGTGGGCCCTGCCAGCTGCAACTGA